A single genomic interval of Spirosoma linguale DSM 74 harbors:
- a CDS encoding Radical SAM domain protein (PFAM: Radical SAM domain protein~KEGG: cbg:CbuG_1165 radical SAM superfamily protein), translating into MNRNVLDGLNFASKLTPKRIVNALKVVYSYYESRRTGKAMQRGLPMSVSFEPTTSCNLRCPECPSGLRSFTRPTGMLGEDLYKRTIDELHDTLLYLIFYFQGEPYLHPQFLELVRYATDRNIYTATSTNAHYLTDANARKTVESGLDRLIISIDGTTQEVYEQYRVGGKLEKVLEGTKNIIRWKKELKSRTPHIVFQFLVVKPNEHQIAEVKKLARELGVDEVGLKTAQIYDYEHGSGLMPTIDQYSRYAPQADGTYRIKNGFGDHCWKMWHSCVITWDGLVVPCCFDKDAHHRLGDLQSQSFADLWQGPSYTDFRQTLLRSRSEIEMCRNCTEGTKVWA; encoded by the coding sequence ATGAATCGCAATGTACTCGACGGCCTTAATTTTGCATCCAAGCTAACACCCAAACGCATTGTCAATGCGCTGAAAGTAGTGTATAGTTACTATGAATCACGGCGAACGGGTAAGGCGATGCAGCGCGGCTTGCCCATGTCTGTCTCCTTTGAACCCACTACTTCCTGTAATCTCCGTTGCCCCGAATGCCCTAGCGGCCTTCGGTCGTTCACCCGGCCAACCGGTATGCTGGGCGAAGACCTGTACAAACGGACCATCGACGAACTGCATGACACCCTTTTGTACCTGATCTTTTACTTTCAGGGGGAGCCTTACCTGCACCCGCAATTTCTGGAACTGGTTCGCTACGCTACGGACCGAAACATATACACCGCCACCAGTACCAACGCCCACTACCTGACCGATGCCAACGCCCGAAAAACGGTAGAGTCGGGACTGGATCGATTAATCATTTCCATTGACGGTACCACGCAGGAAGTGTACGAACAGTATCGGGTAGGGGGAAAGCTCGAAAAAGTGCTGGAAGGCACAAAGAATATTATTCGCTGGAAAAAAGAATTGAAATCACGGACGCCCCATATCGTCTTTCAGTTTCTGGTCGTGAAACCCAACGAACACCAGATTGCCGAGGTAAAGAAATTAGCCCGCGAACTGGGTGTCGATGAAGTGGGATTGAAAACGGCTCAGATTTACGATTACGAACACGGCTCCGGCCTGATGCCAACCATAGATCAGTACAGCCGCTACGCTCCCCAGGCAGATGGGACTTACCGCATCAAAAACGGATTCGGTGACCACTGCTGGAAAATGTGGCATTCATGCGTCATCACCTGGGATGGCCTGGTCGTACCCTGCTGTTTCGACAAAGATGCGCATCACCGGCTGGGCGACCTACAAAGCCAATCCTTCGCCGATCTCTGGCAAGGCCCTTCCTATACCGACTTCCGGCAAACCCTGCTCCGTTCCCGTTCCGAAATAGAGATGTGCCGCAACTGCACCGAAGGCACTAAGGTATGGGCATGA
- a CDS encoding Cobyrinic acid ac-diamide synthase (PFAM: Cobyrinic acid ac-diamide synthase~KEGG: gsu:GSU0106 soj protein) — protein sequence MYCTYCTHCTHLIFFVEHSVKQFLLSWKLSGIFGSATHRPMGKVIAIANQKGGVGKTTTTINLAASLAALEFQTLIVDADPQANSTSGLGYNPKEIENSIYECMVEGVRPQDAIIQTDFPNLDLLPSHIDLVGAEIEMINLQNREDKMKTTLDSIRDDYDFIIIDCSPSLGLITINSLTAADSVIIPVQCEYFALEGLGKLLNTIKIIQSRLNTHLAIEGILLTMYDLRVRLSNQVVGEVTSHFQQMVFSTIIPRNIRLSESPSFGVPALAQDADSKGAVSYLNLAREILIKNGMMPQEA from the coding sequence ATGTACTGCACTTACTGCACGCACTGCACGCATTTAATCTTTTTTGTGGAACATTCCGTGAAACAGTTCTTGCTTTCGTGGAAACTATCCGGCATCTTTGGGTCTGCAACGCACAGACCCATGGGTAAAGTCATTGCTATCGCCAACCAAAAAGGTGGCGTCGGTAAAACTACAACGACAATCAACTTGGCCGCCAGCTTGGCCGCCCTCGAATTTCAGACGCTCATTGTTGACGCTGACCCCCAGGCGAATTCTACGTCCGGGTTAGGGTACAATCCGAAAGAAATTGAGAACAGCATTTACGAATGTATGGTTGAGGGCGTTCGCCCTCAGGACGCTATAATTCAGACGGATTTTCCGAATCTGGATTTGCTGCCATCGCACATCGACCTCGTGGGGGCTGAAATTGAGATGATCAACCTCCAAAACAGGGAGGATAAGATGAAAACGACGCTCGATAGTATTCGGGACGATTACGATTTCATTATCATCGACTGCTCGCCCTCGCTCGGCCTGATTACGATTAACAGCCTCACTGCTGCTGATTCGGTTATTATTCCGGTTCAGTGTGAGTATTTCGCACTCGAAGGGTTGGGTAAATTGCTCAACACCATCAAAATCATTCAGTCGCGGCTCAACACGCACCTGGCCATCGAAGGTATTCTACTGACGATGTACGACCTGCGCGTTCGACTCTCGAATCAGGTGGTTGGTGAAGTAACGAGCCATTTCCAGCAAATGGTTTTCAGCACCATCATTCCGCGTAATATCCGGCTGAGCGAATCGCCCAGCTTCGGCGTACCTGCCCTGGCGCAGGACGCTGACAGCAAAGGGGCCGTCAGTTACCTGAACCTGGCCCGAGAAATTCTGATAAAGAACGGCATGATGCCGCAGGAAGCTTAA
- a CDS encoding parB-like partition protein (KEGG: hypothetical protein~TIGRFAM: parB-like partition protein~PFAM: ParB domain protein nuclease~SMART: ParB domain protein nuclease), with the protein MDNTKAPSKKMIGLGRGLGALLHDSESVSRQTKPSPFESISTMTEISVTLIETNPFQPRTRFDEEALQELADSIRTQGIIQPITVRQLGKERYQLIAGERRLQASKIAGLTHIPAYVRTANDQQMLEMALIENIQRENLNAIEIALSYQRLITECSLKQEELGERVGKNRTTVNNYIRLLKLPPVIQASLRDNKISMGHARAIINIENPDAQIRLFTRAVDEEWSVRKVEEAVRNLSEESQETVSTRRVTLPKQEMRSLQFKLSSLFGTRVSIKADEKHKGEIKIPFTSQEELTKILEVLNSQS; encoded by the coding sequence ATGGACAACACCAAAGCACCGAGTAAGAAGATGATAGGATTGGGCCGCGGCTTGGGTGCCTTGTTGCACGACAGCGAATCAGTTAGCCGGCAGACGAAACCCTCACCGTTTGAATCGATTAGCACAATGACTGAGATCAGCGTCACGCTGATCGAAACAAACCCTTTTCAGCCCCGCACCCGTTTTGATGAAGAAGCGCTACAGGAATTAGCCGACTCTATTCGGACGCAAGGCATTATTCAGCCGATTACCGTTCGGCAACTGGGTAAAGAACGGTACCAGCTTATTGCCGGTGAACGGCGTTTGCAGGCGTCTAAAATAGCGGGCCTGACCCACATTCCGGCCTATGTTCGAACCGCCAACGACCAGCAGATGCTGGAAATGGCCCTGATCGAGAACATTCAGCGCGAGAACCTGAATGCCATAGAAATTGCCCTCAGCTATCAGCGGCTCATTACGGAGTGTAGCCTGAAGCAGGAGGAACTGGGTGAGCGTGTCGGGAAAAACCGGACAACGGTAAACAACTATATCCGGTTATTGAAACTGCCTCCTGTTATTCAGGCATCGCTGCGGGATAATAAAATTTCGATGGGCCACGCCCGGGCCATCATCAATATCGAAAATCCGGATGCGCAAATCCGTCTCTTTACCAGAGCTGTCGATGAAGAATGGTCGGTTCGGAAAGTCGAGGAGGCTGTTCGGAATTTATCCGAAGAAAGCCAGGAAACCGTAAGTACCCGGCGGGTTACGCTGCCCAAGCAGGAAATGCGCAGCCTTCAGTTTAAGTTATCATCGCTGTTCGGCACCCGCGTTTCTATAAAAGCGGATGAGAAGCATAAGGGCGAAATCAAAATTCCATTTACCTCGCAGGAGGAGTTAACCAAAATTCTGGAAGTATTGAACTCGCAGAGTTAA
- a CDS encoding dihydrodipicolinate reductase (KEGG: msu:MS0971 dihydrodipicolinate reductase~TIGRFAM: dihydrodipicolinate reductase~PFAM: dihydrodipicolinate reductase) translates to MNILLLGYGKMGKTIEQIALERGHQIAGRIDADNYADLANLEPDDVDVVIEFSSPESAAENITYCLERNWPVVCGTTGWLNRRPAIEALCERTKGAFFYASNYSIGVNLFFRLNKVLAQFMRNYPSYHVSMTEIHHTEKKDAPSGTAITLAEGVMEQLPGKQRWVSNEPGKEPLPVGEDAIEIESLREGTVPGTHTVRYESDVDRIEIKHVAHSRQGFALGAVIAAEWLVGREGIFGMDDLLGN, encoded by the coding sequence GTGAATATTCTCTTACTGGGCTACGGCAAAATGGGAAAGACAATCGAGCAGATCGCGCTCGAACGGGGCCACCAGATTGCGGGCCGCATTGATGCTGATAACTACGCCGATTTAGCGAATCTCGAACCCGACGATGTAGATGTTGTCATTGAATTCAGTTCACCCGAATCGGCAGCCGAAAACATTACCTATTGCCTGGAACGAAACTGGCCGGTTGTATGTGGCACTACGGGCTGGCTCAACCGTCGGCCAGCCATCGAAGCCCTTTGTGAACGTACAAAAGGTGCTTTTTTCTACGCATCTAACTACAGCATTGGTGTTAACCTGTTTTTCCGGTTGAATAAAGTGCTGGCTCAGTTTATGCGCAATTACCCGTCCTATCATGTGTCGATGACGGAAATTCATCATACCGAAAAGAAAGACGCTCCCAGCGGAACCGCCATCACCCTGGCCGAAGGGGTTATGGAGCAGCTACCCGGCAAACAGCGTTGGGTAAGTAATGAACCCGGTAAAGAACCGCTGCCAGTTGGCGAGGATGCCATTGAGATTGAGTCACTGCGGGAAGGTACGGTGCCCGGAACCCATACGGTTCGTTATGAATCGGACGTTGACCGTATTGAAATTAAGCACGTAGCGCACAGTCGGCAAGGTTTTGCTCTTGGGGCCGTTATAGCCGCTGAGTGGCTGGTTGGCCGTGAAGGCATATTCGGA